The genomic segment GTGCCGGTCTGCACGACGGCGAAGACCCGGCCCCGGACGTCGTCGGCGATCTCGCCGCCGAGCAGGGTGGTGCCGGCGAGGAAGGCCATCCCGGCGCCGGCGCCGACCAGCACCGCGCCGAGGATCGCCATCGACAGGTGCAGGGAGGCGGCGAGCAGCAGCACCGAGGCGCTGGCGAGCACGATGCTCATGCCGAACCAGCGCCGCCGGGACATCTCCCGGACGATCATCGGACCGAGCCCGATGCCGACCGCCAGCCCGATGAAGATCGACCCGAACAGCAGGTAGAAGGCGGCGTCACCGGCGCTGAGCGACCGGGTGAAGAAGTTCGCCGTGCCGATCACCACACCGCCGCCGGCGAACGCGCCGAAGATGCCGAAGACCAGGCCCCGGACCAGCGGCGTCTTGCCGATGAACTGCCAGCCCTCGATGAACTGCCGGGTCACCCCCTGGTCGGTGGACTCCCAGCGGCCGGCCCGGCCGCTGATCTCCTTGATGCCGAAGAAGACCACCAGCGCGGTGGCCAGCCGGGACAGCGCGTTGAAGTAGAGCGCCAGGGTGGCCGGTTCGGCCCAGCCGGGCGTGTCGCCGGCGATGCTGCGGACGCTGCCGTCCAGCAGGGCCAGGACGAGGGCGGCCAGCACCGGGGTGAGGCCGTAGGTGGTGATCAGGGTGAGCTGGTTGGCCATCTCCAGCCGGGCCCGGGGGATCAGGTTGGGGACCGCGGCCTCCTTGGCCGGAATCCAGATCAGGGTGATCGTCTCGATCAGGAAGGTGGCCAGCGCCGCCCAGGCGACGGTCGCACCACCGCTGAGACCGAAGAGCGCGACCAGCGGGATCGAGGCGAAGAGCGCGAACCGCAGCAGGTCGCAGATGACCATCGTGTAGCGGCGGTCGAACCGGTCGGCCAGCACGCCGGCCACCGGGCCGAGGATCAGCGCGGGCAGCAGCCGGACGGCGATCACGCCGCCGAACGCGACTCCCTTGGCGGTGTCGCCGGTGACCTGGGTGGCGGCGAAGACCGAGGTGGCCAGCAGTCCCAGCCAGTCGCCCAGCGAGGCCACCCCGAGCACGATCCAGAGCCGGCGGAACGGACGGATCCGCAGCACGGAGCGGAGGGCCTGGTAGCCGGTGCGGTCGACCGGAGATGGCGGCGGCCCCGACGGACCGCCTGGTCCGTCCGCGCTCGCCGCGCCGCTGGCATTCGTCTCGATGGCCGTACCCTCCGCGTGCCGGCCCATCGCTGGGCTCCCCCGACCACACTCTAGCCGCGGGGCGGATCACCCCCACCCCGACATTCCCCTGATCCCGAGCGTAGGGGGCGGTGGCGAACGCCGATGCCCGGGCGCCGGGGCGGGCTTACGCGAGGGTGTTTCGCATTTTTCCCCGGCGGGCTAGCGTGCTCAGGTGCCCACCGAACGCGACCTGCTCCGCGACCGCCTGGACCGGGCGACCGCGCACCTCGATCCACCGTTCGCCGTCGTCGACCTGGCTGCCTTCGACGCGAACGCGACCGCCCTGGCGGCCCGCGCGGCCGGCAAGCCGGTCCGGGTGGCCAGCAAGTCGGTCCGCTGCCGGGCACTGCTGACCCGGGCCCTGCAGCGGCCGGGCTGGGCCGGGGTGATGGCGTACACCGTGGCCGAGGCGAACTGGCTGGTCCGGGCCGGCGTCACCGGCGACGCGCTGGTGGCGTACCCGAGTGCGGACCGGGCGGCGCTGGCCGAGCTGGCCGCCGACGCGGAGCTTTCGGCGGCGGTCACCGTGATGGTGGACAGCACCGAGCAGCTCGACCTGATCGACTCGATCGCCCCCGCCGACCGGCGCGAGCCGATCCGGGTCTGCGTCGACCTGGACGCCTCCTGGCGCCCGCTGCGGGGCGGGCCGGCCGGCCGGCTGCACATCGGGGTACGCCGGTCACCGGTGCACTCGGCCGCCGACGCCGGCGCGCTGGCCGCGCGGATCACCGCCCGGCCCGGCTTCCGGCTGGTCGGGCTGATGGCGTACGAGGCGCAGATCGCCGGGCTCGGCGACGCGCCGCCCGGACAGGCGGCCCGGGGCACGGTGATCCGGGCGCTGCAGCGCCGGTCGTACCGGGAACTGCTGGCCCGGCGCGGCGCGGCGGTGGCGGCCGTCCGCGAACACGCCGACCTGGAACTGGTGAACGGCGGCGGCACCGGCAGCGTGGCGGTGACCACCGCGGATCCGGCGGTCACCGAGGTCACCGCCGGATCCGGACTGTACGGCCCGACCCTGTTCGACGCGTACCGCGCCTGGCGGCCGACGCCGGCCGCCTTCTTCGCCCTGCCGGTGGTCCGCCGGCCGAGCCCCGGGGTGGCGACGGTGCTCGGCGGCGGCTGGATCGCCTCCGGACCGGCCGAGCCGAGCCGGCTGCCGGCCCCGTGGCTGCCGGCCGGGCTGCGACTGACCGGCGCCGAGGGCGCCGGTGAGGTGCAGACGCCGCTGGTGGGCCCGGCCGCCGACGCACTGCGGGTCGGCGACCGGGTCTGGTTCCGGCACGCCAAGGCGGGTGAGCTGTGTGAACACGTCGCCGAACTGCACCTGGTCGCGGGCGATCAGGTGGTCGAGACGGTCGCCACCTACCGGGGCGAGGGCCGGGCGTTCCTGTGACGGCGGCCGGCTGCGGTCAGGAGGCGGCCGGCTCGGGCTCCGGCTCGGGCTCCGCCACCACCTCGGCCGGCGGATCGGTGCGCGGGTGGTCGGCGGCCGGTTGGTCGACCTGGCGGTGCAGGTACTCCCGGATCAACGCCTTCGCCTCGGCGAGCACCTGGTCGTCACCCTCCGGATCGCGCCGGAACGCGAGCTTGATCAGCGCGTCGGCGGCCTCCACGGCGATCTCCAGGGCGAACCGCAGCTGCTGGCCGTCGACGATGCCGAACTGCTCCACCAGCACCTGAGCCAACTGCTCGGCGATGACGCCGTTGTTGTCGCGCTCCTCGTCGAGCAGGTGCAGGTCCACCACGTCGCCGAAGTGCAGGGTACGAAAGCCTGGCACCGACCGGTGCATCGCGATGTACTCGTCGATGCCCGCGTCGACCCCGTCCCACCAGTGGTCGAGGTCGCCCTGGGAGAATCGGTCGTTCAGTCGCTGGAGGTAACTCTCCATATTACGCAGGGTCAGTGCCTGCACGATCGCACGCTTGTCTGGGAAGAACTGATATACCGAACCGATGGCCACCCCGGCCCGCTCGGCGAGCAGGGTGGTGGTCAGCCCTTCATAGCCGACCTCATCGACCAGTTCGGCGCACGCGTCCAGCATCCGCTGGACGCGGGCGACGCTACGACCCTGCACCGGAACCCGGCGCAGCGGGCCGGTTGTGGCGGTTGACGTGGACACTCGTCGCCACTCCCTTTCGACGGGAATCAAGATATCTGCACGTCGCGAGTTCGACACGCTACCTGGGTTAACGAGCGGGCGAGAAAGGCGATATTTACTCGCCCCGGTGATCCTGATATGAAGGCTACTCACATTCGCGTTGGAGGTCAGATGAGCGGCAGAGCACCGGCCGGCGGCCCGGCTCCGGCCGTTCGGCCGACCCCGACCGGGTGGTCCAACTGGGCCGGCAACCAGCGGGCCACCGCGTCCCCGGTCCGGCCCCGGGACCACGCCGAGGTGGTCACCACCGTTCGCGCCGCGGCCGCCGAGGGCCGGCGGATCAGGCCGGTCGGCAGCGGCCACTCGTTCACCGACATCGCCCGCACCACCGACCTGCGGATGGAACTCGACGCGCTGACCGGACCGCCCCGGGTGGACGCCGAGCGGCGACTGGTCACCGTGCCGGCCGGGATCACCCTGTGGCAGCTCAACGACCTGCTCGCCGAGCACCGGCTGGCGCTGCCCAACCTCGGCGACATCGACAGCCAGACCATCGCCGGTGCGATCTCCACCGGCACCCACGGCACCGGCGCCGGATACGGCTGCCTCTCCACCTTCGTCGAGGAACTACTCCTGGTAACCGGGACGGGCGAACTGCTGCGCTGCTCCGCCAGCCAACACCCCGACGTCTTCGCCGCCGCCCGGGTCGGGCTCGGCGCGCTCGGCGTCATCGTCGAGGTGACCCTGCGCTGTGTCGACGCGTTCGTACTGCGGGCCCACGAACGGCCGGCGGCGCTCGCCGACGTGCTCGCCGCCCTGCCCGACCTGATCGGGGGCAACGACCACTTCGAGTTCTACTGGTTCCCCTACACCGACCGGGTGCAGGTCAAGACCAACAACCGGGTTCCCGCCGACGACCGGCCGCTGCCCCGCTGGCGGGCCTGGCTCGACGACGAGTTCCTCTCCAACATGGTCTTCGGCGCCGCCTGCCGGCTCGGCCGGACCGCGCCCGCCGTGGTCCCGTCGATAAGCGCGATCTCGGCCCGCGCACTCACCGAGCGCAGCTACACCGCCCGCTCCGACCGGGTCTTCTGCACCGCCCGCCGGGTGCGCTTCACCGAGATGGAGTACGGCCTGCCCCGGGCCGCGCTGCCGGAGGCGCTGGCCGGGCTGCGCCGGATCGTGGACGGCCTGCCGTTCAAGGTGCTCTTCCCGGTGGAGGTGCGGTTCACCGGCCCCGACGACCTCTGGCTCTCGCACGGGTACGACCGCGAGTCGGCGTACCTGGCGATCCACCAGTACGTCGGGATGCCCGACGAGCCGTACTTCCGGGCGTTCGAGGCGATCGCCGCCGACCTGGCCGGCCGGCCGCACTGGGGGAAGCTGCACTACCGGGACGCCGCGTCGCTGGCACCGGCGTACCCCCGGTTCGCCGACTTCCTGGCGGTCCGCGACCGGCTCGACCCGGGCCGGGTCTTCGCCAACGCCTACACCGACCGGGTGCTCGGCGGCTGACCCGTTCAGTCCGTTTGGTCGCCCCCGGCCCGCCCGGCGGTCGCCTTGCGCGGCGCCGCCTTCTTCGCGGTGGTCTTCTTGGCCGCCGTGGCCTTCTTTGCCGTCGTGGTCTTCTTGGCCGCCGTGGTCTTCTTCGCCGCCGTCTTGCGGGCCGGGGTGGCGCCGTCGCCGGTCGCCTTCGCGGCCGTGGCCTTCTTCGCCGTGGTCTTCTTGGCGGCGGTCTTCTTGGCGGCCTTCTTGCGCGGCGCCGGCCCCTTGGCCCGCTTCTCGGCGAGCATCTCGGAGGCCTCCTCGATGCTCAGCGCCTCCGGCGTCTGGCCACGGCGCAGCGACGCGTTCGTCTCGCCGTCGGTGACGTACGGCCCGAACCGACCGTCCTTGATCACCAGCGGCTTCTCGGTGAGCGGGTCCGGCCCCATCTCCCGCAGCGGCGGCGCGGCGGCCCGGCGCTGCCGGGTCTTCGGGGCCGCCAGCAGCGCCAGCGCCTCGTCCAGGGTGACCGTGAAGATCTTCTCCTCGGACTCCAGCGAGCGGAACTCGTCACCGCGCTTGACGTACGGGCCGTACCGGCCGGCGGCGGCCAGCACCTCCGCGCCGTCCGGCGCCACCCCGACCACGCGGGGCAGCGAGAGCAGCTTGAGCGCCTCGGCCAACGAGATCGAGTCCGGCGACTGCGAGCGCAGCAGCGAGGAGTTGCGGTCCCCACTGGAGACGTACGGGCCGAACCGGCCGGAACGCAGCAGGATCGGCTCCCCGGTCTCCGGGTGGTCGCCGAGCTTGCGCTCCCCGCCGCCGCCGAGGAAGAGCTCGTGCACCTTCTCCGGGGTCAGCTCGTCCGGCGCGACACCCTCCGGGATCGGCGCCCGGTCCCCGGTGGAGCCACCCTCCTCGGCACCGGCGGCGCCGTCGCCGGTTGCCGCCGGCTGCCCGCCGGCCGGGGGTGCCGCGTTCTCCGGCAGGCTGCGCTGCAGGTACGGCCCGTAGCGGCCGACCCGGACCACCACGTCCCGCCCCTCGTCGTCGCGGAACAGCGGGATCGAGTTGACGCTGCGCGCGTCGATCTCGCTCAGATTCTCGGTGACCAGCTTCTTCAGGCCGCCGGACCGGGCCACCGAATCGTCGCCGGCCACGTCGCTGCCGAAGTAGAACGAGGTGAGGAAGTCGACCGCGGCGTGGTCACCACCGGCGATCTCGTCCAGCTCGTTCTCCATCGCCGCGGTGAAGTTGTAGTCCACCAGTCGGGGATAGTGCCGTTCCAGCAGACCGACCACCGCGAACGCGAGGAAGGACGGGATCAGCGCCTGGCCG from the Solwaraspora sp. WMMD1047 genome contains:
- a CDS encoding D-arabinono-1,4-lactone oxidase, producing the protein MSGRAPAGGPAPAVRPTPTGWSNWAGNQRATASPVRPRDHAEVVTTVRAAAAEGRRIRPVGSGHSFTDIARTTDLRMELDALTGPPRVDAERRLVTVPAGITLWQLNDLLAEHRLALPNLGDIDSQTIAGAISTGTHGTGAGYGCLSTFVEELLLVTGTGELLRCSASQHPDVFAAARVGLGALGVIVEVTLRCVDAFVLRAHERPAALADVLAALPDLIGGNDHFEFYWFPYTDRVQVKTNNRVPADDRPLPRWRAWLDDEFLSNMVFGAACRLGRTAPAVVPSISAISARALTERSYTARSDRVFCTARRVRFTEMEYGLPRAALPEALAGLRRIVDGLPFKVLFPVEVRFTGPDDLWLSHGYDRESAYLAIHQYVGMPDEPYFRAFEAIAADLAGRPHWGKLHYRDAASLAPAYPRFADFLAVRDRLDPGRVFANAYTDRVLGG
- a CDS encoding alanine racemase; its protein translation is MPTERDLLRDRLDRATAHLDPPFAVVDLAAFDANATALAARAAGKPVRVASKSVRCRALLTRALQRPGWAGVMAYTVAEANWLVRAGVTGDALVAYPSADRAALAELAADAELSAAVTVMVDSTEQLDLIDSIAPADRREPIRVCVDLDASWRPLRGGPAGRLHIGVRRSPVHSAADAGALAARITARPGFRLVGLMAYEAQIAGLGDAPPGQAARGTVIRALQRRSYRELLARRGAAVAAVREHADLELVNGGGTGSVAVTTADPAVTEVTAGSGLYGPTLFDAYRAWRPTPAAFFALPVVRRPSPGVATVLGGGWIASGPAEPSRLPAPWLPAGLRLTGAEGAGEVQTPLVGPAADALRVGDRVWFRHAKAGELCEHVAELHLVAGDQVVETVATYRGEGRAFL
- a CDS encoding TetR family transcriptional regulator, which gives rise to MLDACAELVDEVGYEGLTTTLLAERAGVAIGSVYQFFPDKRAIVQALTLRNMESYLQRLNDRFSQGDLDHWWDGVDAGIDEYIAMHRSVPGFRTLHFGDVVDLHLLDEERDNNGVIAEQLAQVLVEQFGIVDGQQLRFALEIAVEAADALIKLAFRRDPEGDDQVLAEAKALIREYLHRQVDQPAADHPRTDPPAEVVAEPEPEPEPAAS